In one Silene latifolia isolate original U9 population chromosome 10, ASM4854445v1, whole genome shotgun sequence genomic region, the following are encoded:
- the LOC141606157 gene encoding omega-6 fatty acid desaturase, chloroplastic yields the protein MTSQLSHSQFFVKQHHPTPFTLLHSSPFYPSGINWPRRCINKYGLAQEQQRICWRMSKAVHAIAVPVNPSSASSPIDDPSHLQLLAERYGFQQIGEPISDDVTLRDIITSLPKEVFEIDDMKAWGSILISVTSYALGIFMIAKAPWYLLPLAWAWTGTAVTGFFVIGHDCAHKSFSKNKLLEDIIGTLAFMPLIYPYEPWRFKHDQHHAKTNMLKADTAWQPILKEHVDSSPAMRKALILGYGPLRPWMSIAHWLVWHFNLKKYRESERKRVMISLGAVFAFMGIAWPLIIYKTGIAGWIKFWLMPWLGYHFWMSTFTIVHHTAPHIPFKNSQEWNAAQAQLNGTVHCDYPRWIEILCHDINVHIPHHISPKIPSYNLRAAQESLNENWGKHLNMAKWNWRLMKTIMTTCHIYDKEENYVSFEKTNPDEAQPIEFLKRVMPNHA from the exons ATGACTTCCCAACTTTCACATTCCCAATTCTTTGTTAAGCAACATCACCCAACTCCCTTCACTTTGCTTCACTCTTCCCCTTTTTACCCTTCTG GTATAAACTGGCCCAGAAGATGCATAAACAAGTATGGCCTTGCACAAGAACAACAAAGGATTTGCTGGAGGATGTCCAAAGCAGTACATGCGATAGCAGTCCCTGTTAATCCATCATCGGCATCTTCCCCAATCGATGACCCTTCACACCTTCAACTGTTAGCGGAACGCTATGGTTTTCAGCAAATTGGTGAGCCAATTTCCGATGATGTTACACTCAGGGACATTATCACCTCCCTGCCCAAAGAG GTTTTTGAAATTGATGACATGAAAGCTTGGGGTTCTATCTTGATAAGTGTGACTTCATATGCGCTGGGTATCTTTATGATTGCTAAAGCACCTTGGTACTTGCTTCCTCTAGCATGGGCATGGACAGGCACTGCTGTCACTGGG ttCTTTGTGATAGGACATGATTGTGCTCATAAATCCTTTTCAAAGAATAAGCTACTTGAAGACATTATTGGCACGCTTGCATTCATGCCTCTTATATATCCTTATGAACCGTGGCGCTTCAAGCATGATCAACATCACGCAAAGACAAACAT GCTGAAGGCAGATACAGCTTGGCAGCCAATTCTGAAAGAGCATGTAGACTCGTCACCAGCCATGCGCAAAGCGCTAATACTTGGTTATGGCCCTCTTCGGCCTTGGATGTCAATAGCACACTG GTTAGTGTGGCACTTTAATTTGAAGAAGTACAGAGAAAGTGAAAGAAAGCGTGTCATGATAAGCTTGGGTGCTGTTTTTGCTTTCATGGGTATAGCTTGGCCACTGATAATATATAAGACTGGCATCGCTGGATGGATCAAGTTCTGGCTAATGCCGTGGTTGGGCTACCACTTTTGG ATGAGCACTTTTACTATTGTACACCATACAGCACCTCATATTCCTTTCAAAAATTCACAAGAATGGAATGCTGCTCAGGCCCAACTTAATGGAACTGTTCATTGTGACTATCCTCGGTG GATAGAGATATTATGCCATGACATTAATGTGCATATTCCTCACCATATTTCTCCTAAAATACCGAGTTACAATTTGCGGGCAGCTCAAGAGTCACTAAACGAGAACTGGGGAAAG CATCTGAACATGGCTAAATGGAATTGGCGACTAATGAAAACGATCATGACTACGTGCCACATCTATGACAAGGAAGAAAATTACGTTTCCTTCGAGAAAACTAATCCTGAT